ACAGCGTTTTATTAACAATGAAGATAGACATAAATCACGTGATTATTGTGTTGAAATATCAAAAATGGTGAGTGGATTAATGAAGTCGTTGAAATAAGTTCGGAGGATTTTTTATTTTACTCCGAGCTCCTAACTCCGAACTCCAAACTATTTAAAAGGAGCTAAATATGGATAAAAAAATTCTAGTAGTAGATGATGAACCGGATATTTTGAGGCTGGTAACATTTAGGTTAAAAAAATATGGATGTGAAGTATTATCGGCAACGAATGGAAAGGAAGGATACGAGCTTATTTGCAAAGAAAAACCTGATCTGGTGCTTTTGGATTTGCGGCTTCCGGAGCTTGATGGGACGGAAGTGGCAAGAAAAGTAAAAGAAGATCCCCAGTTGAGCTCAGTTCCTATTGTTATCCTTACCGCAAGCGCGGATGCCGCTGATCTTGAAATAATAAAAGAGCTCAAAGTTGAAGGGTATCTTACAAAACCGTTTGAGCTGGCAGACTTGTTTGCGACAGTGGAGAAATATATTTAAT
This is a stretch of genomic DNA from Candidatus Ancaeobacter aquaticus. It encodes these proteins:
- a CDS encoding response regulator encodes the protein MDKKILVVDDEPDILRLVTFRLKKYGCEVLSATNGKEGYELICKEKPDLVLLDLRLPELDGTEVARKVKEDPQLSSVPIVILTASADAADLEIIKELKVEGYLTKPFELADLFATVEKYI